ACTAGTATAGTACTACTCAGTTTGTAAATATGTTTTAATTTTCTATATTTGTAGATGGACCAAGGAAGTGTGCCAACAATTCGAAAAAGAATTAGAGTTAGTTGGAAGGATGTAAACGTGGAAAAAACATTTCTTGAAGCTTGTCTTCAAGAAATTGCACATAGCGGGCGAGAAGGAGGTGGCTTGAAGGCACTTTCATGGAAGAAAGTTGGTCAAGTCCTAAAAGAAACACATAAAGTTGATGTTGATCGTAAACAAATGGCAAATCATTTAAGCTACTTGAAGGGAAAATATCAAGCGTGGTTAAAATTGAAAAACAAAACTGGAAATGTTTACGATTCATCCACTAATACATTTAACTTGACTGAGGAAGAATGGGAGATAGAGTGCAAGGTCATTACTCCTACTTGGTTTATGACATTTACTTTTACTTTTGTTTATGAGTCAATTTGAACGTAGTTTACTTCTTGTGCTTTAGTATGTGATGTACTACTTGATATAATTTATTCATAATGCAGGCAAACAAATATTGTGAGTCACTAAGAACTACTCAACTATTATATCCAACTCTTTGCGCGCAACTTTTTGATGGTGTGGTTGCAACCGGTATACAAAGTTATGGACCACATTCAACTGCTCCTATGCCAGAAGTGCAAGTTGTCGATCCCGTGGAAGTTGAACAAGTTGAAGAGGAAGGTGTACAACAAATGACAAGTTCGTCTTGTTCTCAAGTTAAGAAAAGGAAAAGAAACGGCAAGGAACATGTGTCTGCCATTGAAGCGCAAATTTCGAGTGTTCTCTCTTTGATGGCTGCAAAATATGCTAAACCCGATCAACCTACCACTGATGATTGTTTAGCTAAACTTGATGAGCTAGGCTGGGAAAACGATAGTTTGTTGTATGATGCAACAGTTGCCATATTTAGTGAAGATAACCCGGCATATAGGACAATCTGGATGAAGCTGAAAGCGGAAAGGTGCGAGAATTGGGTGAAGAATCTTGCACGTACTAAAGGCCTGCCGTTGTAAGTTAAATACATCATAATGATGTATTGCTATTTTTGGGTAAAATGTTGGTTGACTGAAGACATCCCATCAGATTAGTACAAGTAGTATATTGACTCATTTTGTTAACAGTAGAATATTTTGGCTAGTAGACTCTTGAAAAATTTCAAACATGTATTTTGGTTGAATGTTATATATTGGGGTCAATATTTATTAGAGGATGGTCTGTATGTAATGTTAACTAAAGTGGATCGTGTTGATTTAAAAGGGTGATTTATGAAGTTTCATGTAGTATGTTGGTCTCTATTTTAGATAATGAAAATGTACTTTATATTTTTCAATTAGCAAAATGTGGCGTTG
This genomic window from Rutidosis leptorrhynchoides isolate AG116_Rl617_1_P2 chromosome 2, CSIRO_AGI_Rlap_v1, whole genome shotgun sequence contains:
- the LOC139892143 gene encoding uncharacterized protein isoform X1, which translates into the protein MDQGSVPTIRKRIRVSWKDVNVEKTFLEACLQEIAHSGREGGGLKALSWKKVGQVLKETHKVDVDRKQMANHLSYLKGKYQAWLKLKNKTGNVYDSSTNTFNLTEEEWEIECKANKYCESLRTTQLLYPTLCAQLFDGVVATGIQSYGPHSTAPMPEVQVVDPVEVEQVEEEGVQQMTSSSCSQVKKRKRNGKEHVSAIEAQISSVLSLMAAKYAKPDQPTTDDCLAKLDELGWENDSLLYDATVAIFSEDNPAYRTIWMKLKAERCENWVKNLARTKGLPL
- the LOC139892143 gene encoding uncharacterized protein isoform X2, producing the protein MDQGSVPTIRKRIRVSWKDVNVEKTFLEACLQEIAHSGREGGGLKALSWKKVGQVLKETHKVDVDRKQMANHLSYLKGKYQAWLKLKNKTGNVYDSSTNTFNLTEEEWEIECKANKYCESLRTTQLLYPTLCAQLFDGVVATGIQSYGPHSTAPMPEVQVVDPVEVEQVEEEGVQQMTSSSCSQVKKRKRNGKEHVSAIEAQISSVLSLMAAKYAKPDQPTTDDFCCMMQQLPYLVKITRHIGQSG